In one Flavobacteriales bacterium genomic region, the following are encoded:
- a CDS encoding GNAT family protein — protein MSDSVIIEPITKDDHHGLFHLVDSDRKRLLPYFPVTCAHCSDPRSTRSYIKDMLALSKRREFFCFALRDYEGGAPIGLVFLKEFDWTVPKCETAYFISSVYEGKGITTMGLLWAVDYAFTELGMEKVFARVDPVNVGSCKVLEHCGFEREGLLRRDYRTADGRLLDLVMYSVLR, from the coding sequence ATGAGCGATTCCGTCATCATCGAACCCATCACGAAGGACGATCACCACGGCCTCTTCCATCTGGTGGATTCCGACCGCAAGCGGCTGCTCCCATACTTCCCGGTGACCTGCGCCCATTGCAGCGACCCGCGCAGTACGCGATCCTACATCAAGGACATGCTGGCCCTGTCGAAACGCCGCGAGTTCTTCTGCTTCGCCCTCCGCGACTACGAGGGCGGCGCCCCCATCGGACTGGTCTTCCTGAAGGAATTCGACTGGACGGTGCCGAAGTGCGAGACGGCCTATTTCATCAGCTCGGTGTACGAGGGCAAGGGCATCACGACCATGGGCCTGCTCTGGGCGGTGGACTACGCCTTCACAGAGCTCGGCATGGAGAAGGTCTTCGCCCGTGTGGACCCCGTGAACGTGGGCAGCTGCAAGGTGCTGGAGCATTGCGGCTTCGAGCGCGAAGGCCTGCTGCGCCGCGACTACCGGACAGCGGACGGCCGCCTGCTGGATCTGGTGATGTACAGCGTGCTGCGCTGA
- a CDS encoding 2-oxoglutarate dehydrogenase E1 component codes for MDKLSYLSNVDSAWLDDLYQQYLKDPASVETGWARFFEGFEFARALDGGSIEGGAPAQPPPGGNDRFEKEFRVIELINAYRERGHLFTRTNPVRERRTYAPTLDIEHFGLNGADLDTVFSAGNEVGIGPARLRDIIDVLKQTYCQSVGAEFMFIRNPEKVKWLQQRMEGVRNTPDFNIEEKKEILEKLNEAVVFERFLGKKFIGQKRFSIEGAEALIPALDTVIEQGAEQGITEFVIGMAHRGRLNVLANTLRKSYDQIFSEFEGKDYEDELVEGDVKYHMGYSSVLETNTGKEVRLTLAPNPSHLETVGPIMQGISRAIIEHDDRFQKGKTAPILIHGDAAVAGQGVVYEVVQMAGLKAYEVGGTIHIVVNNQVGFTTNYIDARTSTYCTDVAKVTQCPIFHVNGDDAEAVAYTMKLAMDYRQKYGTDIWVDILCYRKHGHNEGDEPKFTQPVLYKAIAVHPDPRAIYVEKLKSSGVHEAEELAAEMEASFTAMLNARLDEAKQVRVGRITNFLEERWKGFTRAGAKDFLRSPDTGVPMETLQLIGEKLSVLHPDGKKFFSKLEKILADRRKMMEAGVIDWSMGELLAYGSLLLEGHPVRMTGQDVERGTFSHRHAVVKVEDSEEEYIHLKHIREGQALLQIYNSLLSEYAVLGFEFGYALASPNALTIWEAQFGDFVNGAQIVLDQYLCCAEEKWNTQNGVVLLLPHGYEGQGAEHSSARIERFLQACADENMVVVNCTTPANFFHVLRRQLKWSFRKPLVVFSPKSLLRHPKCVSKLEDLTKGGFQELIDDAAADAKEVRTVIFTQGKIHYELAAHREDKGITDTALVRIEQLHPLPAEQMRAVIKKYAKAERYLWVQEEPKNMGAWSYMALNFSEVPWEVIARPASGAPATGSSKRSAKQQAEIISRAFAPIAAKPKKAAPAKA; via the coding sequence ATGGACAAGCTTTCCTACCTGAGCAACGTCGATAGCGCCTGGCTCGACGACCTCTACCAGCAGTACCTGAAGGACCCCGCGAGTGTGGAGACGGGCTGGGCCCGCTTCTTCGAGGGCTTCGAGTTCGCCCGGGCCTTGGATGGCGGAAGCATCGAGGGGGGCGCACCGGCCCAGCCGCCGCCGGGCGGCAACGACCGCTTCGAGAAGGAGTTCCGCGTCATTGAGCTCATCAATGCCTACCGGGAGCGCGGCCATCTCTTCACCCGCACCAACCCGGTTCGCGAGCGGCGCACTTATGCCCCCACGCTCGACATCGAGCATTTCGGGCTCAATGGGGCCGACCTGGACACGGTGTTCAGCGCCGGCAACGAGGTAGGCATCGGCCCAGCCCGGCTCCGCGACATCATCGATGTGCTGAAGCAGACCTATTGCCAGAGCGTAGGCGCCGAGTTCATGTTCATCCGCAACCCGGAGAAGGTGAAGTGGCTGCAGCAGCGCATGGAGGGCGTGCGCAATACGCCCGACTTCAACATCGAGGAGAAGAAGGAGATCCTGGAGAAGCTCAACGAGGCCGTCGTGTTCGAGCGCTTCCTCGGCAAGAAGTTCATCGGCCAGAAGCGCTTCAGCATCGAGGGCGCCGAGGCCCTGATCCCCGCGCTCGACACCGTGATCGAGCAGGGCGCCGAGCAGGGCATCACCGAGTTCGTCATCGGCATGGCGCACCGCGGCCGTCTCAACGTGCTGGCCAACACCCTGCGCAAGAGCTACGATCAGATCTTCTCCGAGTTCGAGGGCAAGGACTACGAGGACGAGCTGGTGGAGGGCGATGTGAAGTACCACATGGGCTACAGCAGCGTGCTGGAGACCAACACCGGCAAGGAGGTGCGCCTGACCCTGGCGCCCAACCCCAGCCATCTGGAGACCGTGGGACCCATCATGCAGGGCATCTCGCGCGCCATCATCGAGCACGACGACAGGTTCCAGAAAGGCAAGACCGCACCCATCCTCATCCATGGCGATGCCGCCGTGGCCGGCCAGGGTGTGGTGTACGAGGTGGTGCAGATGGCGGGCCTCAAGGCCTATGAGGTCGGCGGCACCATCCACATCGTGGTGAACAACCAGGTGGGCTTCACCACCAACTACATCGATGCGCGCACCAGCACCTATTGCACCGATGTGGCCAAGGTGACGCAGTGCCCGATCTTCCACGTGAACGGCGACGACGCTGAGGCCGTGGCCTACACCATGAAGCTGGCGATGGACTACCGCCAGAAGTACGGCACCGACATCTGGGTGGACATCCTCTGCTACCGCAAGCACGGCCACAACGAGGGCGATGAGCCCAAGTTCACGCAGCCGGTGCTCTACAAGGCGATCGCAGTGCACCCCGACCCCCGCGCCATCTACGTGGAGAAGCTCAAGAGCAGCGGCGTGCACGAGGCCGAGGAGCTCGCCGCCGAGATGGAGGCCTCCTTCACCGCCATGCTCAATGCGCGGCTCGATGAAGCGAAGCAGGTGCGCGTGGGCAGGATCACCAACTTCCTCGAGGAGCGCTGGAAGGGCTTCACGCGCGCCGGTGCGAAGGATTTCCTGCGCTCGCCCGACACCGGCGTGCCCATGGAGACGCTGCAGCTCATCGGCGAGAAGCTCAGCGTGCTGCACCCCGACGGCAAGAAGTTCTTCAGCAAGCTGGAGAAGATCCTCGCCGACCGCAGGAAGATGATGGAGGCCGGCGTGATCGACTGGAGCATGGGCGAGCTGCTCGCCTACGGATCGCTTCTGCTCGAAGGCCATCCCGTGCGCATGACCGGCCAGGACGTGGAGCGCGGCACCTTCAGCCATCGCCACGCCGTGGTGAAGGTGGAGGACAGCGAGGAGGAGTACATCCACCTGAAGCACATCCGCGAGGGGCAGGCCCTGCTGCAGATCTACAATTCACTCCTGAGCGAGTACGCCGTGCTCGGCTTCGAGTTCGGCTACGCGCTGGCATCGCCCAACGCGCTCACCATCTGGGAGGCGCAGTTCGGCGATTTCGTGAACGGCGCACAGATCGTGCTCGACCAGTACCTGTGCTGCGCCGAGGAGAAATGGAACACGCAGAACGGCGTGGTGCTCCTGCTGCCGCACGGCTACGAGGGCCAGGGTGCCGAGCACAGCAGCGCGCGCATCGAGCGTTTCCTGCAGGCCTGCGCCGACGAGAACATGGTGGTGGTGAACTGCACCACGCCTGCCAACTTCTTCCACGTGCTGCGCCGCCAGCTGAAGTGGAGCTTCCGCAAGCCGCTGGTGGTCTTCAGCCCCAAGAGCCTGCTGCGTCACCCGAAGTGCGTGAGCAAGCTGGAGGACCTGACGAAGGGCGGCTTCCAGGAGCTGATCGACGATGCCGCCGCCGATGCGAAGGAGGTGCGCACGGTGATCTTCACGCAAGGCAAGATCCACTACGAGCTGGCTGCCCACCGCGAGGACAAGGGCATCACGGACACCGCGCTCGTGCGCATCGAGCAGCTGCACCCGCTGCCGGCCGAGCAGATGCGCGCCGTGATCAAGAAGTACGCGAAGGCCGAGCGCTACCTATGGGTGCAGGAGGAACCGAAGAACATGGGCGCATGGTCGTACATGGCCCTCAACTTCTCGGAAGTGCCTTGGGAGGTCATCGCTCGGCCGGCCAGCGGCGCCCCCGCCACCGGCAGCAGCAAGCGCAGCGCCAAGCAGCAGGCCGAGATCATCTCCAGGGCCTTTGCGCCCATCGCCGCCAAGCCGAAGAAGGCCGCGCCCGCAAAAGCCTGA
- a CDS encoding NADH-ubiquinone oxidoreductase-F iron-sulfur binding region domain-containing protein, which produces MSKNISSLSGRDGKELEDPLWERLQQAASATGTPEDRALSQIADDFLIGEAITYGTSSFYDFLKKGNQGKKAYVCNGSACLVAGTQDKVHHELAKHFKPEEIGHMCCLGRCHENGAFNVGGLNYSGDAIDRLAEIMVGTGAVSTHRVDHTGFKHMDAYHVGTSMAAPILTAPMPPLSEFYAVWEQVLRSDSADVLNEIKTATIRGRGGAGFPMGFKLEACRNAQDLTCNGRPRKYIVCNADEGDPAAFSDRYLLEQRPHRVLLGMMIAGYCVGADTGVLYIRAEYPEAVEIVKQAVRDLEARGWIGQDIKSSGFNWRFKVIKAAGAYVCGEETALLNSIEGKRGEVRTRPPYPAQQGLFNRPTVVNNVETLACVPWVIQHGGAAFAKLGSEKSNGSKLVCLDSGFMRPGLYEVECGTPLSKVIDDLGRGFARPTKALHIGGPLGGIVPLHKINALSIDFESFQREGFLLGHASVLSIPQDFPMVKYLEHLFAFTAMESCGKCFPCRIGSTRGQELIAGAQAGKKIDRALFNDLIETMEIGSLCALGGGLPLGVRNAMQYFREELDGYFR; this is translated from the coding sequence ATGTCGAAGAACATCTCCTCCCTCTCCGGCCGCGACGGCAAGGAGCTCGAAGATCCCCTCTGGGAGCGCCTGCAGCAGGCCGCATCGGCCACCGGCACGCCCGAGGACCGCGCGCTCTCCCAGATCGCCGACGACTTCCTCATCGGCGAGGCCATCACCTACGGCACCAGCTCGTTCTATGACTTCCTGAAGAAGGGGAATCAGGGCAAGAAGGCCTACGTGTGCAACGGCAGCGCCTGCCTGGTGGCCGGCACGCAGGACAAAGTGCATCACGAACTGGCGAAGCACTTCAAGCCGGAGGAGATCGGTCACATGTGCTGCTTGGGCCGCTGCCACGAGAACGGCGCCTTCAACGTGGGCGGGCTGAATTACAGCGGCGATGCCATTGATCGGCTGGCCGAGATCATGGTTGGAACCGGTGCAGTGTCGACCCACCGGGTCGACCACACCGGTTTCAAGCACATGGACGCCTACCACGTGGGCACCAGCATGGCCGCGCCCATCCTCACCGCGCCGATGCCTCCGCTGAGCGAGTTCTACGCCGTTTGGGAGCAGGTGCTGAGGAGCGACAGCGCCGACGTATTGAACGAGATCAAGACGGCCACCATCCGCGGGCGCGGCGGCGCGGGCTTCCCCATGGGCTTCAAGCTGGAGGCCTGCCGCAACGCGCAAGACCTTACTTGCAACGGCAGGCCGCGCAAGTACATCGTGTGCAACGCGGATGAAGGCGATCCCGCTGCGTTCAGCGACCGCTACCTGCTGGAGCAGCGCCCGCACCGCGTGCTGCTAGGCATGATGATCGCCGGCTATTGCGTGGGGGCCGATACGGGCGTGCTCTACATCCGCGCCGAGTACCCCGAAGCGGTGGAGATCGTGAAGCAGGCCGTGCGCGACCTGGAGGCGCGGGGCTGGATCGGACAGGACATCAAGAGCAGCGGCTTCAATTGGCGCTTCAAGGTGATCAAGGCCGCCGGTGCCTACGTGTGCGGCGAGGAGACGGCGCTGCTCAACAGCATCGAAGGGAAGCGCGGCGAGGTGCGCACCCGGCCGCCCTACCCCGCGCAGCAAGGGCTCTTCAACCGCCCCACGGTGGTGAACAACGTGGAGACCCTGGCCTGCGTGCCCTGGGTGATCCAGCACGGCGGCGCGGCCTTTGCGAAGCTGGGCAGCGAGAAGAGCAACGGCAGCAAGCTCGTGTGCCTCGATAGCGGCTTCATGCGCCCGGGCCTCTATGAGGTGGAGTGCGGCACCCCGCTATCGAAGGTGATCGATGACCTCGGCCGCGGATTCGCGCGGCCCACCAAGGCCCTGCACATCGGCGGGCCGCTCGGCGGCATCGTGCCCTTGCACAAGATCAACGCGCTCAGCATCGACTTCGAGAGCTTCCAGCGCGAGGGCTTCCTGCTGGGCCATGCCAGCGTGCTCAGCATCCCGCAGGACTTCCCCATGGTGAAGTACCTCGAGCACCTCTTCGCGTTCACGGCGATGGAAAGCTGCGGCAAGTGCTTCCCGTGCCGCATCGGCAGCACGCGCGGCCAGGAGCTGATTGCGGGCGCGCAGGCCGGCAAGAAGATCGACCGGGCGCTCTTCAACGACCTCATCGAGACCATGGAGATCGGCTCGCTCTGCGCGCTGGGCGGCGGACTCCCCTTGGGGGTGCGGAATGCGATGCAGTATTTCCGGGAGGAGCTGGACGGCTACTTCCGCTGA
- a CDS encoding c-type cytochrome, protein MKRIMKALGIVLLIVALSALAGYAYITQALPDVEAPAELSVELTPERIERGRYLANSVCVCMDCHAQRDWDLLSAPPKPGTQGAGGDRFDRTMQFPGEFYARNITPFALKDWTDGELYRAITSGVSKDGHPFFPVMPYPNYNRLATEDVHSIIAYLRSLEPIETPPYPASVIDFPVNLIMRTVPEAPHPMSRPEPTDPAYGEYMVNAAACIECHTRTEKGERVGAPFAGGFAFTMPNGAVLRSANITPHPTDGIGGWDRATFIARFKQYADSGYVPPRVDWQAGDFQTVMPWTMYATMTEEDLGAIFDYLSKLPPVAGRPEKWTPPGSGS, encoded by the coding sequence ATGAAACGCATCATGAAAGCCCTCGGCATCGTGCTCCTCATCGTGGCCCTCTCGGCGCTCGCCGGCTATGCCTACATCACGCAGGCCCTTCCCGATGTGGAGGCGCCGGCGGAGCTCAGCGTGGAGCTGACCCCGGAGCGGATCGAGCGCGGCCGGTACCTGGCCAACAGCGTATGCGTGTGCATGGACTGTCATGCGCAGCGCGACTGGGACCTCCTGTCGGCGCCGCCCAAGCCGGGGACGCAGGGTGCAGGCGGTGACCGGTTCGATCGCACCATGCAGTTCCCCGGCGAGTTCTACGCCCGGAACATCACGCCCTTCGCGCTCAAGGACTGGACCGATGGCGAGCTCTACCGGGCCATCACCAGCGGGGTGAGCAAGGATGGGCATCCGTTCTTCCCGGTGATGCCCTACCCGAACTACAACCGACTGGCCACCGAGGACGTGCACAGCATCATCGCCTACCTGCGATCGCTGGAGCCGATCGAGACGCCGCCATACCCGGCGAGCGTGATCGACTTCCCAGTGAACCTGATCATGCGCACGGTGCCTGAGGCACCCCACCCGATGAGTCGCCCGGAGCCCACAGACCCTGCCTATGGCGAGTACATGGTGAACGCCGCCGCCTGCATCGAATGCCACACGCGGACGGAGAAGGGGGAAAGGGTAGGCGCGCCCTTCGCGGGGGGCTTCGCCTTCACCATGCCCAACGGAGCCGTGCTCCGATCGGCCAACATCACGCCGCATCCCACAGATGGCATCGGCGGCTGGGACAGGGCCACATTCATCGCCCGGTTCAAGCAGTACGCGGACAGCGGTTATGTGCCGCCGCGGGTCGACTGGCAGGCCGGTGATTTCCAGACGGTGATGCCGTGGACCATGTACGCTACCATGACCGAGGAGGACCTCGGTGCCATCTTCGATTACCTGAGCAAGCTGCCGCCGGTGGCCGGCAGGCCGGAGAAGTGGACGCCGCCGGGCAGCGGGTCCTAG
- a CDS encoding T9SS type A sorting domain-containing protein encodes MRSMLDLSVVLSVAALILTASPASAQGNWVDADMPGRTPGSLRLRVDPELGLMCIGNITETNNFAAPIIPCYQNGAWSILRGFRGTVTDALRFSDTLFVCGYFYAVVESDGDSIPVNNLAAYYDNGWHAIEGFEYGNGAIRRLKVLDNELYALGPFLEADGQLCHGVAKRVGRQWVPVGLLPLTFPFNAPDIRDAIIYQGSLYVCGTLDLAPNSADGIARFNGQDWEAPGGGLLGGGHGIAMAVYQDELYLGGSFSLGPGNAGHAIQKWNGSTWSAVGGHLRDANNTTSGAASCYSLFEHEGKLLAAGGFQYAGGVPAQTFGYWDGTHWCGTGDVISNGSHSIALYNDTIFLASGRWVNGDSTNTVVKWVSGAMQGSVCSEPVGMEEASHPSEFIISPNPASSSLTLNWSGTTALRYLITDGLGRTVRTGQLPPRSMGAINVGDLAAGLYHIREADQDNGMRTARFLKE; translated from the coding sequence ATGCGCTCCATGCTTGACTTGAGCGTCGTGCTCAGCGTTGCCGCGTTGATCTTGACAGCATCACCGGCATCCGCCCAAGGCAATTGGGTGGATGCTGATATGCCGGGCCGCACCCCGGGCAGCTTGCGATTGCGCGTGGACCCAGAGTTGGGCCTCATGTGCATCGGCAACATCACGGAGACGAACAACTTCGCGGCACCGATAATTCCCTGCTACCAAAATGGCGCTTGGAGTATTCTCCGCGGATTCCGAGGCACTGTGACGGATGCGCTCCGCTTCAGTGACACCTTGTTCGTTTGCGGATATTTCTATGCGGTGGTCGAAAGCGATGGCGACTCAATTCCGGTCAACAACCTCGCGGCGTACTATGATAATGGCTGGCATGCCATTGAAGGCTTCGAGTACGGCAACGGTGCAATACGCCGGCTGAAGGTGCTTGATAACGAGTTGTACGCCCTCGGACCTTTCCTCGAGGCCGATGGGCAGTTGTGCCACGGCGTGGCCAAGCGCGTGGGTAGGCAATGGGTGCCGGTAGGGCTGCTGCCGCTTACTTTCCCGTTCAATGCGCCGGATATCAGGGACGCCATCATCTACCAAGGCAGTCTCTACGTGTGCGGAACTCTTGACCTCGCACCCAACAGCGCTGATGGCATTGCACGGTTCAATGGTCAGGATTGGGAAGCTCCAGGTGGCGGGTTATTGGGTGGCGGCCACGGCATTGCCATGGCCGTTTACCAGGACGAGTTGTATTTGGGCGGCAGCTTCAGTCTGGGCCCGGGCAATGCCGGCCACGCAATCCAGAAATGGAACGGATCCACATGGAGCGCGGTTGGGGGGCATTTGCGCGATGCGAACAATACCACATCAGGAGCGGCGTCCTGCTATTCTCTCTTCGAGCACGAAGGCAAGCTGCTTGCCGCTGGTGGCTTCCAGTATGCTGGCGGCGTGCCTGCTCAGACTTTCGGCTACTGGGATGGCACGCACTGGTGCGGCACCGGCGATGTCATTAGCAATGGGTCCCACAGCATCGCGCTCTACAATGACACCATCTTCCTCGCCAGTGGAAGATGGGTGAACGGCGACAGCACCAATACCGTGGTGAAATGGGTGAGCGGAGCAATGCAGGGCAGCGTGTGCAGCGAGCCGGTGGGGATGGAGGAAGCCAGCCATCCTTCCGAGTTCATCATCTCGCCTAATCCAGCATCCAGCTCGCTCACCTTGAACTGGAGCGGCACCACTGCGCTGCGATATCTCATCACGGATGGGCTGGGCAGAACCGTGCGAACGGGCCAATTGCCGCCACGGTCCATGGGAGCGATCAATGTCGGTGATCTTGCAGCAGGGCTCTACCACATTCGGGAGGCTGACCAAGACAATGGCATGCGAACTGCGCGGTTTCTGAAGGAGTAG
- a CDS encoding T9SS type A sorting domain-containing protein: MKHFLKIACAALSMVPACAARAQCTVASSSGYSVNMRVYPEAVEPSTDDCPWGYNYRVRMRYDIAFSGSNAPASLWTLQGRVACGGAGIYFDLPNEGGSGTVVTSNSWTAMTNCATVTPNDLGCFAVEVDINGPGIPAQTVPCGFSPLPVELIAFSAETDGMQVRLEWATASERNSGHFAVERSPDAQAFEEAARVAAAGSSQSMMHYAAVDERPLPGVSYYRLRQTDLDGTVQFSQVVPVRLGRDEGWAPVPNPSTDGRFRVPADAVGGSLEVIAASGMVVSRAPVLHTDADAGPLPTGVYQVRLSSLDGLVRTARLVIQ; this comes from the coding sequence ATGAAGCATTTTCTCAAGATTGCCTGCGCGGCGCTGTCGATGGTCCCGGCGTGTGCGGCTCGCGCCCAATGCACGGTTGCCAGCAGCAGCGGCTATTCGGTGAACATGCGGGTCTATCCCGAAGCCGTGGAGCCGTCCACGGACGATTGCCCGTGGGGATACAATTACAGGGTGCGGATGCGCTATGACATCGCATTCTCGGGCAGCAACGCGCCCGCCAGCCTATGGACCTTGCAGGGACGAGTGGCCTGCGGCGGCGCCGGCATCTACTTCGACCTGCCCAATGAGGGCGGAAGCGGCACTGTGGTCACCTCCAATTCCTGGACGGCCATGACCAACTGCGCCACGGTCACCCCGAACGACCTGGGCTGCTTCGCCGTGGAGGTCGATATCAATGGGCCGGGAATCCCGGCGCAGACGGTGCCCTGCGGCTTCTCGCCCCTGCCCGTTGAGCTCATCGCCTTCTCGGCGGAGACGGATGGGATGCAGGTGCGGCTGGAATGGGCCACCGCGAGCGAGCGCAACAGCGGCCATTTCGCCGTTGAGCGCTCGCCGGATGCCCAAGCCTTCGAGGAGGCGGCAAGGGTGGCTGCTGCGGGATCCAGTCAATCGATGATGCATTATGCCGCGGTGGATGAGCGTCCGTTGCCGGGTGTTTCCTACTACCGCCTGCGGCAGACCGACCTGGACGGAACGGTGCAGTTCTCTCAGGTTGTGCCGGTGCGCCTCGGGCGCGACGAGGGATGGGCGCCAGTGCCGAATCCATCGACGGACGGACGTTTCCGTGTGCCGGCTGATGCCGTGGGCGGCTCTTTGGAGGTGATCGCTGCATCCGGCATGGTGGTGAGCCGCGCGCCGGTACTGCACACGGATGCGGATGCCGGCCCACTGCCCACCGGCGTCTACCAGGTCCGCCTCAGTAGCCTGGATGGGCTGGTCCGCACGGCCCGGCTGGTGATTCAGTGA
- the odhB gene encoding 2-oxoglutarate dehydrogenase complex dihydrolipoyllysine-residue succinyltransferase encodes MAIVEIKVPSPGESISEVRIARWNVKDGDVVNKDQVLGEIDSDKATLEVIAEEAGKVKLLAEADAEVKVGDVVVTIDTSVKPEPKAPGSGPRAADTHASKPEARSPQPAAIAPQASSASATPVAKAMLEEKGLSAENVKGSGPNGRITKSDVAAYVAGGVKADAIALNGWGGTRNESRQKMTTLRKKVAERLVSVKNQTAMLTTFNEVDMSAVMALRDRYKDRFKEAHGVNLGFMSFFTKAVTEALRLFPAVNGQINGDEIVTFDYADIGIAVSSPKGLMVPVLRNAEKMSLAEIEAGIKALAVKARDGKLSIDEMTGGTFTITNGGVFGSMLSTPIINPPQSAILGMHNIVERPVAVNGQVVIRPIMYVALSYDHRIIDGKESVSFLMAVKQMIENPDKMVFGNKEPGEVLLGL; translated from the coding sequence ATGGCCATCGTCGAGATCAAAGTCCCCTCGCCCGGAGAGAGCATCAGCGAAGTGCGCATCGCGCGTTGGAACGTGAAGGATGGCGACGTGGTGAACAAGGACCAGGTGCTGGGCGAGATCGACAGCGACAAGGCCACCCTGGAGGTGATCGCCGAGGAGGCCGGGAAGGTGAAGCTGTTGGCTGAGGCAGATGCCGAAGTGAAAGTGGGTGATGTGGTGGTGACGATCGATACGAGCGTGAAGCCCGAACCCAAGGCCCCGGGCTCCGGGCCACGGGCTGCGGACACGCACGCCTCCAAGCCCGAGGCCCGCAGCCCGCAGCCCGCGGCCATCGCACCACAAGCTTCTTCAGCAAGTGCGACTCCCGTCGCGAAGGCGATGCTGGAGGAGAAAGGATTGAGCGCGGAGAACGTGAAGGGCAGCGGACCCAACGGCCGCATCACCAAGAGTGACGTGGCGGCTTACGTGGCCGGCGGCGTGAAGGCCGATGCGATCGCCCTGAACGGTTGGGGCGGAACGCGCAACGAGAGCCGCCAGAAGATGACCACCCTCCGCAAGAAGGTGGCCGAGCGCCTGGTGAGCGTGAAGAACCAGACCGCCATGCTCACCACCTTCAACGAGGTGGACATGAGCGCGGTGATGGCCCTGCGCGACAGGTACAAGGACAGGTTCAAGGAAGCGCACGGCGTGAACCTGGGCTTCATGAGCTTCTTCACCAAGGCCGTGACCGAGGCGCTGCGCCTCTTCCCGGCGGTGAACGGCCAGATCAACGGCGACGAGATCGTCACCTTCGATTACGCCGACATCGGCATCGCGGTGAGCTCGCCCAAGGGCCTCATGGTGCCGGTGCTGCGCAATGCGGAGAAGATGAGCCTCGCGGAGATCGAGGCGGGCATCAAGGCGCTGGCCGTGAAGGCGCGCGATGGCAAGCTGAGCATCGACGAGATGACCGGCGGCACCTTCACCATCACCAACGGCGGCGTGTTCGGCAGCATGCTCAGCACGCCCATCATCAACCCGCCGCAGAGCGCCATCCTGGGCATGCACAACATCGTGGAGCGCCCCGTGGCCGTGAACGGGCAGGTCGTCATCCGCCCCATCATGTACGTGGCGCTGAGCTATGACCACCGCATCATCGACGGCAAGGAGAGCGTGAGCTTCCTGATGGCCGTGAAGCAGATGATCGAGAACCCGGACAAGATGGTATTCGGGAACAAGGAGCCGGGGGAGGTGCTGCTGGGGCTGTGA